Proteins found in one Thermaerobacter subterraneus DSM 13965 genomic segment:
- a CDS encoding MFS transporter has protein sequence MAANPAYTAGRTGSPGDEPWAGWWRVVVLGTGYLGIQVVWTLYNAYLPNFYGQYLASNFLIGLIMILDNVAAATIQPYFGALSDRVHTRLGRRMPFIFIGVPLTALGLVLIPREQSLAFLLLATVIMNVGISVYSSPAVALMPDVTPPDKRARANGIIMLMGGLGAILAIFVLSPSFDRGRTLPFDQAALVVLASLALVALLVPERRLARFAGSQGDEPAAAPAGDGAPAQRGHLLVALRAVARSDDRRAFWLLLAALAWVAAVNGAQNMFTRYGTEALGLSQVQATFMLGYFAGPFILLSIPAGILGDRIGRLRATRLGSVGIVLAFLALALQPPGALVPVLFALAGLCWALLMTNSYPILINLAPPGTLGTYTGLWNLAIAVAGLISPPLYGAVVDLLGWAAFFPVGLVFLVLGTWFILRVRATAGIAS, from the coding sequence GTGGCTGCCAACCCGGCGTACACGGCGGGCCGCACCGGCAGCCCGGGGGACGAGCCCTGGGCCGGCTGGTGGCGAGTGGTGGTACTGGGAACCGGCTACCTGGGCATCCAGGTGGTCTGGACCCTGTACAACGCGTACCTGCCCAACTTCTACGGGCAGTACCTGGCCAGCAACTTCCTCATCGGCCTGATCATGATCCTGGACAACGTGGCCGCCGCCACGATCCAGCCCTACTTCGGCGCGCTGAGCGACCGGGTGCACACCCGCCTGGGCCGGCGAATGCCTTTCATATTTATAGGCGTTCCCCTGACGGCCCTGGGGCTCGTCCTGATCCCCCGGGAGCAAAGCCTGGCCTTCCTGCTGCTGGCCACGGTGATCATGAACGTGGGCATCAGCGTGTACTCGAGTCCCGCCGTCGCCCTGATGCCCGACGTCACCCCGCCGGACAAGCGGGCCCGGGCCAACGGGATCATCATGCTCATGGGCGGGCTGGGGGCCATCCTGGCCATCTTCGTCCTCTCGCCCAGCTTCGACCGGGGCCGCACCCTGCCCTTCGACCAGGCGGCCCTGGTGGTGCTGGCGTCGCTGGCCCTGGTGGCCCTTCTGGTGCCCGAGCGGCGCCTGGCCCGGTTCGCCGGCAGCCAGGGGGACGAACCGGCCGCCGCGCCGGCGGGGGACGGCGCCCCGGCCCAGCGCGGCCATTTGCTGGTGGCCCTGCGGGCCGTGGCCCGCTCGGACGACCGCCGGGCCTTCTGGCTTCTTCTTGCGGCCCTGGCCTGGGTGGCCGCCGTCAACGGCGCCCAGAACATGTTCACCCGCTACGGCACCGAGGCCCTGGGCCTGAGCCAGGTGCAGGCCACCTTCATGCTGGGCTACTTCGCCGGGCCCTTCATCCTGCTCTCGATCCCCGCCGGCATCCTGGGCGACCGCATCGGCCGGCTGCGGGCCACCCGCCTGGGCAGCGTGGGCATCGTCCTGGCCTTCTTGGCCCTGGCCCTGCAGCCGCCGGGCGCCCTGGTCCCGGTGCTCTTCGCCCTGGCGGGCCTGTGCTGGGCGCTGCTGATGACCAATTCCTATCCGATCCTGATCAACCTGGCGCCGCCCGGCACCCTGGGCACCTACACGGGGCTCTGGAACCTGGCCATCGCCGTGGCGGGGCTCATCTCGCCGCCCCTCTACGGCGCCGTGGTCGACCTTCTGGGCTGGGCGGCTTTCTTTCCCGTGGGGCTGGTGTTCCTGGTGCTGGGGACCTGGTTCATCCTGCGGGTGCGAGCGACGGCCGGGATCGCCTCGTGA
- a CDS encoding glutamate synthase-related protein, which translates to MHRQPPDPTPHPARPRLPEHDACGVGFIATLSGRPDPSLVKLGLEALHRLRHRGGVAADGITGDGAGVMTEIPRRLLARELAGRGLRLPAGDLFALAACFLPRDPAAAARARSLMEASCRDQGLEVLTWRAVPVNPRVLGPIAAASQPSIWHAVIVPGRGVAPGLSFDRALYLARRAFERRMAGFDPRPYVASMSSRTVVYKGLLMASDLDRFYLDLQDPDFATRFVIFHQRYSTNTTPTWERAQPFRLLGHNGEINTLQGNVNGIAAREPWLAVPDWPELSPEAVAPVIDPSGSDSAMLDNVLELLVLAGRDARHALMMLVPEAWEKVGDLSPVLRDFYRFHACLTEPWDGPAALVFSDGRWVGARLDRNGLRPMRYTVLKSGLVVAASEAGVLDADPADVDEHGKLGPGQIIAVDLVTGRFLRDEEVKAEVAARRPYGRWTEQIVTAPAAAPAAGPAPAPAAAAAPGGPSPSPLPPLAAFGWTREELTVVVRPMVETGKEPDGSMGDDTPHAVLSLVHRPLHHYFRQRFAQVTNPPIDHLREELVFSLAVRLGRHPNLLVEEPAQARVIELPGPVLTESQMAWLRQVGSLAPGAGGFRMAELSMLFPATGPAALEPALDALCRQAEAAVDAGSSILILTDRGVGPDQAPIPALLAVGAVHHHLLRAGKRALASLVVESGEPRDVHHFAALVGYGASAVHPYLALAVAREMGGDQGALRFIRAVEAGLKKVMSKMGISTLDAYQGAQIFEAIGLDRAVVERCFTGTPCAVGGNGLRELAEDVLYWHRQGYPAAGAQATAAGGLEEGAGGRAAGGAQAGAAPGEAARGEAAGGHELAATAADGYGFFKFKKDGELHEFSPEVVRALHEAVRAAAKPRPGVLDGDFLASYEHYRRFSRLVHDRPPSQLRDLLDFRSDRPPVPLDEVEPVEAIVRRFSTGAMSVGALSPEAHENLAIAMNRLGGRSNSGEGGEDPARYGTERNSAVKQVASGRFGVTPAYLASAVEIQIKMAQGSKPGEGGQIPGHKVTELIARLRHTVPGVPLISPPPHHDIYSIEDLAQLIYDLKQANPEALISVKLVAETGVGIIAAGVAKGYADIVVISGHSGGTGSSPLSSIKHAGLPWELGLAETQAMLVATGLRSRVTVRVDGGLKTGRDVLVAALLGADEYSFGTSALVAEGCVMARACHTNTCPVGIATQAERLRQRFPGTPEHVMNYFLYMAQEVRELLAGLGYRSLDEVIGRADLLMQKPASLPRAERIDLSGLLVPAAPVAAANGAVGAAPTAGSSAPARPAGAPGTAAADEPAPALRRLQLRNPLPEDDNLGRRIAAELEPYIERRRPVRRSYTIRNTDRTVGATVAWAIARRYGDQGLPPGTLHLSFRGVAGQSFGAFCISGLHLELTGLANDYVGKGMAGGEIVIRPEPGTPADPARNVLVGNTVLYGATGGALFCAGAAGERLAVRNSGAVAVVEGAGDHACEYMTGGTVVILGPTGRNLGAGMTGGTAFVYDPHGALATRHHAPSVELFRLPEVPSPAALEAARETLHGLVVLHARRTGSARARELLAQWDRVLPHFWWVVPRASRERILEETALVLPAVAAGLD; encoded by the coding sequence ATGCACCGGCAACCGCCCGATCCGACCCCCCACCCGGCCCGGCCCAGGCTGCCCGAGCACGACGCCTGCGGCGTCGGTTTCATCGCCACCCTGTCCGGCCGCCCGGACCCGTCCCTGGTAAAGCTGGGCCTCGAGGCGCTCCACCGGCTGCGGCACCGGGGCGGCGTGGCCGCCGACGGCATCACCGGCGACGGGGCGGGCGTGATGACGGAGATCCCCCGCCGCCTGCTGGCCCGGGAGCTGGCCGGGCGAGGCCTGCGCCTTCCGGCCGGCGACCTCTTCGCCCTGGCCGCCTGCTTCCTCCCCCGGGACCCCGCGGCGGCGGCACGAGCCCGGTCGCTGATGGAGGCCAGCTGCCGCGACCAGGGCCTGGAGGTCCTGACCTGGCGTGCCGTGCCGGTGAACCCCCGGGTGCTGGGACCCATCGCCGCCGCCAGCCAGCCGTCCATCTGGCACGCGGTGATCGTGCCCGGCCGGGGCGTGGCTCCGGGCCTCTCTTTCGACCGTGCCCTGTACCTGGCCCGGCGCGCCTTCGAACGCCGGATGGCCGGGTTCGACCCGCGGCCGTACGTGGCCTCCATGTCGTCGCGGACCGTGGTGTACAAGGGGCTTCTGATGGCTTCCGACCTGGACCGGTTCTACCTGGACCTGCAGGATCCGGACTTCGCCACGCGGTTCGTGATCTTCCACCAGCGCTACAGCACCAACACCACCCCCACCTGGGAGCGGGCCCAGCCCTTCCGCCTGCTGGGGCACAACGGGGAGATCAACACCCTCCAGGGCAACGTCAACGGCATCGCGGCCCGGGAGCCGTGGCTGGCGGTGCCGGACTGGCCGGAGCTGTCGCCGGAGGCGGTGGCGCCGGTGATCGACCCCTCGGGCTCCGACTCGGCCATGCTGGACAACGTGCTGGAGCTTCTGGTCCTGGCCGGCCGCGACGCCCGCCACGCCCTGATGATGCTGGTCCCCGAGGCCTGGGAGAAGGTGGGCGACCTGTCCCCCGTGCTGCGGGACTTCTACCGGTTCCACGCCTGCCTGACCGAGCCGTGGGACGGACCGGCGGCGCTGGTGTTCAGTGACGGCCGCTGGGTGGGGGCGCGGCTCGACCGTAACGGGCTGCGGCCCATGCGCTACACCGTGCTGAAGAGCGGGCTGGTGGTGGCGGCTTCCGAGGCGGGGGTGCTGGACGCCGACCCGGCGGACGTGGACGAACACGGCAAGCTGGGGCCCGGCCAGATCATCGCCGTCGACCTGGTGACGGGCCGGTTCCTCCGCGATGAGGAGGTCAAGGCGGAGGTGGCCGCCCGCCGCCCCTACGGGCGCTGGACGGAGCAGATCGTGACGGCGCCGGCGGCGGCCCCGGCGGCCGGGCCGGCTCCGGCACCCGCGGCGGCCGCGGCTCCCGGCGGCCCGTCCCCCTCTCCCCTCCCGCCCCTGGCCGCCTTCGGCTGGACGCGGGAGGAGCTGACGGTGGTCGTCCGGCCCATGGTGGAGACCGGCAAGGAGCCCGACGGCTCCATGGGCGACGACACGCCCCATGCCGTCCTCTCCCTGGTGCACCGGCCGCTGCACCACTACTTCCGCCAGCGCTTTGCCCAGGTGACCAACCCGCCCATCGACCACCTGCGGGAGGAGCTGGTCTTCTCCCTGGCGGTGCGGCTGGGCCGCCACCCCAACCTCCTAGTGGAGGAACCGGCCCAGGCGCGGGTCATCGAGCTGCCCGGGCCCGTGCTGACCGAGTCCCAGATGGCCTGGCTGCGGCAGGTGGGCTCCCTGGCCCCCGGCGCGGGAGGGTTCCGGATGGCCGAGCTTTCCATGCTCTTCCCCGCCACCGGCCCGGCGGCCCTGGAGCCGGCCCTGGACGCCCTCTGCCGCCAGGCCGAGGCGGCGGTGGACGCCGGTTCGTCCATCCTGATCCTGACGGACCGGGGTGTGGGGCCGGACCAGGCGCCCATTCCCGCCCTGCTGGCCGTGGGGGCGGTCCACCATCACCTGCTGCGGGCGGGCAAGCGGGCCCTGGCTTCCCTGGTGGTGGAAAGCGGCGAGCCGCGGGACGTCCACCACTTCGCCGCCCTGGTCGGGTACGGGGCCTCGGCGGTTCACCCCTACCTGGCGCTGGCCGTGGCCCGGGAGATGGGCGGCGACCAGGGCGCCCTGCGGTTCATCCGGGCGGTGGAGGCCGGCCTCAAGAAGGTCATGTCCAAGATGGGCATCTCCACCCTGGACGCCTACCAGGGGGCCCAGATCTTCGAGGCCATCGGCCTGGACCGGGCGGTGGTCGAACGCTGCTTCACCGGCACGCCTTGCGCGGTGGGCGGCAACGGGCTGCGGGAGCTGGCGGAGGACGTGCTCTACTGGCACCGGCAGGGGTATCCGGCCGCCGGGGCCCAGGCCACCGCCGCAGGCGGGCTCGAGGAAGGCGCCGGTGGCCGCGCCGCGGGCGGGGCCCAGGCCGGGGCCGCCCCGGGCGAGGCCGCCCGGGGCGAGGCGGCCGGTGGCCACGAGCTGGCCGCCACCGCCGCCGACGGGTACGGGTTCTTCAAGTTCAAGAAGGACGGGGAGCTGCACGAGTTCAGCCCGGAGGTGGTCCGGGCCCTGCACGAGGCGGTGCGGGCGGCGGCCAAGCCCCGGCCGGGGGTGCTGGACGGCGACTTTCTGGCCTCCTACGAGCACTACCGCCGCTTCAGCCGGCTGGTCCACGACCGGCCGCCCAGCCAGCTGCGGGACCTGCTGGATTTCCGCTCGGACCGGCCGCCGGTTCCTCTGGATGAGGTGGAGCCGGTGGAGGCCATCGTGCGCCGGTTCTCCACGGGCGCCATGTCGGTGGGCGCCCTCTCGCCCGAGGCCCACGAGAACCTGGCCATCGCCATGAACCGCCTGGGCGGCCGCTCCAACTCCGGCGAGGGCGGCGAGGACCCGGCCCGCTACGGCACGGAGCGCAACAGCGCGGTGAAGCAGGTGGCCTCGGGGCGCTTCGGCGTCACCCCCGCCTACCTGGCCTCAGCGGTGGAGATCCAGATCAAGATGGCCCAGGGCTCCAAGCCCGGCGAGGGCGGGCAGATCCCCGGCCACAAGGTGACGGAGCTCATCGCCCGGCTGCGCCACACGGTGCCGGGGGTGCCCCTGATCTCCCCGCCACCGCACCACGACATCTATTCCATCGAAGATCTGGCCCAGCTGATCTACGACCTCAAGCAGGCCAACCCGGAGGCCCTGATCTCCGTCAAGCTGGTGGCCGAGACGGGGGTCGGCATCATCGCCGCCGGGGTCGCCAAGGGCTACGCCGACATCGTGGTGATCAGCGGGCACAGCGGGGGCACGGGTTCCTCGCCCCTGAGCTCCATCAAGCACGCCGGCCTGCCCTGGGAGCTGGGGCTGGCGGAGACCCAGGCCATGCTGGTGGCCACGGGCCTGCGCAGCCGGGTGACGGTGCGGGTCGACGGGGGCCTGAAGACCGGCCGGGACGTGCTGGTGGCGGCCCTGCTGGGCGCCGACGAGTACTCCTTCGGCACCTCCGCCCTGGTGGCCGAGGGCTGCGTGATGGCCCGGGCCTGCCACACCAACACCTGCCCGGTGGGCATCGCCACCCAGGCAGAGCGGCTGCGCCAGCGGTTCCCGGGCACCCCCGAGCACGTGATGAACTACTTCCTCTACATGGCCCAGGAGGTGCGGGAACTTTTGGCGGGGCTCGGGTACCGGTCCCTGGACGAGGTGATCGGCCGGGCGGACCTGCTGATGCAAAAGCCGGCCTCCCTGCCCCGGGCAGAGCGCATCGACCTGTCGGGGCTGCTGGTGCCGGCAGCGCCGGTGGCGGCAGCCAACGGGGCCGTGGGGGCGGCACCCACCGCGGGAAGCTCCGCGCCGGCACGGCCGGCCGGTGCCCCGGGGACCGCGGCGGCGGACGAACCGGCTCCCGCGCTGCGGCGGCTCCAGCTGCGCAACCCCCTGCCGGAGGACGACAACCTGGGCCGCCGCATCGCCGCGGAACTGGAGCCCTATATCGAGCGGCGGCGCCCGGTCCGGCGCAGCTACACCATCCGCAACACGGACCGCACGGTGGGTGCCACCGTGGCCTGGGCCATCGCCCGCCGCTACGGCGACCAGGGGCTGCCGCCCGGCACGCTGCACCTGTCCTTCCGGGGCGTGGCGGGCCAGTCCTTTGGCGCCTTCTGCATCAGCGGCCTGCACCTGGAGCTGACGGGCCTGGCCAACGACTACGTGGGTAAAGGCATGGCCGGCGGGGAGATCGTCATCCGGCCGGAACCCGGCACCCCCGCCGACCCCGCCCGCAACGTGCTGGTGGGCAACACCGTGCTCTACGGGGCTACGGGCGGCGCCCTCTTCTGCGCCGGAGCGGCGGGCGAGCGGCTGGCGGTGCGCAACAGCGGCGCCGTGGCCGTGGTGGAGGGGGCGGGCGATCACGCCTGCGAGTACATGACGGGCGGCACGGTGGTGATCCTGGGCCCCACCGGCCGCAACCTGGGCGCCGGCATGACGGGCGGCACCGCCTTCGTCTACGATCCCCACGGCGCCCTGGCCACGCGCCACCACGCCCCGTCGGTGGAACTGTTCCGGCTGCCCGAGGTGCCCAGCCCCGCCGCCCTGGAGGCGGCCCGGGAAACCCTGCACGGCCTGGTGGTGCTCCACGCCCGCCGGACCGGCAGCGCCCGGGCCCGGGAACTGCTGGCCCAGTGGGACCGGGTTCTTCCCCACTTCTGGTGGGTGGTCCCCAGGGCCTCGCGGGAGCGGATCCTGGAGGAGACAGCATTGGTCCTGCCGGCGGTGGCCGCCGGCCTGGACTGA
- a CDS encoding nucleotide sugar dehydrogenase produces MPERIAVIGLGYVGLPTALLFAGAGVDVLGVDINPELVAALNAGQCPVEEPGLPELLKEVRATGRFRVTRQLESRDVYIITVPTPLDRETGGSDLTAVRKAAEAVAEVAQPGQMVILESTVPPGTLERLVRPIIESRVEGLDYVFSPERVLPGRILIELPGNPRLIGAASPRAAERARALYATFVRGEIRITDPTTAELVKLMENTYRDVNIALANEFALAAERVGVNVWEAIELANLHPRVNIHRPGPGVGGHCIAVDPWFIVERAPLATALIRQARTTNDRMPVVVAERVEELTVGRRPGRGPAGGEAGDEFRAAAGDGFRAAAGHGSGVATGDGAGTAGAAPGGEAGPSPAAPAAANGAPGALRSGGIRPGGVKVGLLGLAYKGNSDDSRESPAYVLARILRSRGFDVVAYDPLVRRGPLPSATLEETARGAHILVLVTDHDRFREIDPAAVRELVARPVLLDTRNHLDHQRWRAAGFEVHVLGDGKVRWAWSGAAGAAGPAAAGPEAAGAGVAGAAGHLAGTGSPGSGTLHRG; encoded by the coding sequence ATGCCCGAACGGATTGCCGTCATCGGCCTGGGGTACGTGGGCCTGCCCACGGCGCTGCTCTTCGCCGGCGCCGGGGTCGACGTGCTGGGCGTCGACATCAACCCGGAGCTGGTGGCGGCCCTGAACGCCGGCCAATGCCCTGTGGAAGAACCCGGCCTGCCCGAGCTGCTCAAGGAGGTCCGCGCCACGGGCCGCTTTCGCGTGACCCGGCAGCTGGAGAGCCGGGACGTGTACATCATCACCGTGCCGACGCCACTGGACCGGGAGACGGGCGGTTCCGACCTGACGGCGGTACGCAAGGCCGCCGAGGCGGTGGCCGAGGTGGCGCAGCCGGGCCAGATGGTGATCCTGGAGTCCACGGTGCCGCCGGGGACGCTGGAGCGGCTGGTTCGTCCCATCATCGAGAGCCGGGTGGAAGGGCTGGATTACGTCTTCTCGCCCGAGCGGGTCCTGCCGGGCCGGATCCTGATCGAGCTGCCGGGCAACCCGCGCCTGATCGGGGCGGCCTCGCCGCGGGCCGCCGAGCGCGCCCGGGCCCTCTATGCCACCTTCGTCCGGGGCGAGATCCGCATCACCGACCCCACCACCGCCGAGCTGGTCAAGCTGATGGAAAACACCTACCGGGACGTGAACATCGCCCTGGCCAACGAGTTCGCCCTGGCCGCCGAGCGGGTGGGCGTCAACGTCTGGGAGGCCATCGAGCTGGCCAACCTGCACCCGCGGGTGAACATCCACCGGCCGGGGCCGGGGGTGGGCGGCCACTGCATCGCCGTCGACCCCTGGTTCATCGTGGAACGGGCGCCCCTGGCCACCGCCCTGATCCGCCAGGCTCGCACCACCAACGACCGGATGCCCGTGGTGGTGGCCGAGCGGGTGGAGGAGCTGACGGTGGGCCGGAGGCCGGGTCGCGGTCCCGCAGGGGGCGAAGCCGGCGACGAGTTCCGGGCGGCGGCCGGTGACGGGTTCCGCGCTGCGGCCGGCCACGGGTCCGGCGTTGCGACCGGCGACGGGGCCGGGACCGCTGGGGCTGCCCCGGGCGGGGAAGCGGGGCCGTCACCCGCTGCACCCGCCGCTGCCAACGGTGCCCCCGGCGCCCTGCGCTCGGGAGGGATCCGGCCCGGTGGCGTCAAGGTGGGCCTGCTGGGTCTGGCCTACAAGGGCAACTCCGACGACAGCCGGGAATCGCCGGCCTACGTGCTGGCCCGGATCCTGCGCAGCCGCGGCTTTGACGTGGTGGCCTACGATCCCCTGGTGCGGCGGGGCCCGCTGCCCAGCGCCACCCTGGAGGAGACCGCCCGCGGCGCCCACATCCTGGTGCTGGTCACCGACCACGACCGGTTCCGGGAGATCGACCCGGCGGCCGTGCGGGAACTGGTGGCGCGGCCCGTGCTGCTGGACACCCGCAACCACCTGGATCACCAGCGCTGGCGTGCCGCCGGGTTCGAGGTCCATGTGCTGGGTGACGGCAAGGTGCGGTGGGCCTGGTCCGGGGCGGCTGGCGCCGCCGGCCCTGCGGCCGCCGGCCCTGAGGCCGCCGGCGCTGGGGTCGCCGGTGCCGCCGGCCACCTGGCGGGGACCGGGAGCCCGGGGAGCGGCACGCTGCACCGCGGGTGA
- a CDS encoding spore coat protein: protein MQRTVHEVLELRDLIVACDAAANKLLHAASTARDADVVQMLGAHQRTFRQQCQQLKQALAGEGGLYGLGAAQGAARDGGTGFAAPVTGPATAAFGPGAFGGDAGGAGGRGGPGMGDFGGPGSPGAGVGFGTGPGTAPFGAGPGTVRYGSAGPGAVPVSGPTGGPGAAPRPVHPAEAGGAPGYPPTGPGTYSYRPAAANPDHRYRAGDPAGDGLRPIRGGSPELGPQGEGARTTHQALRHRPELVGWEPGAGNNEGWQAGARREPAGLEARAGADRGGTLPRAQGPVAPGSVTAFDRPGAGRAEALDQAGYWRAGLAGAREPGVGGYGGAAGGGRMEAGFLGGQDPRRAAEAGGAGRDDAGLRPGGARAAGAPEAEAFTAVRPVGYGPGAAAQVAGSPVPVAEAGPGFRGHWTAQGGPEGGTGTAGIRFDSPRVGFAPDWAPAPWSGPAAGSTPPAPAAGPAPVVPAAGSTPAHPDARPGHGPQQVVGYTAPPSAWMPEAAQQGPAQAAGVRLADPDALAVADCLQDCKHMAVRMMIAATEAADRHLRRTLYQMAGQHLEMAGQHYEWLRRRGLYTVPPAPVELVRHLEDDIRRAEEALKVTPAMDGAAGDGALGTMAHGAPGGAVNTSLAGYPSGGLKGAFGGQQIRN from the coding sequence GTGCAGCGCACCGTCCACGAGGTCCTGGAACTGCGGGACCTGATCGTCGCCTGCGATGCGGCGGCCAACAAGCTGCTCCACGCCGCCAGCACGGCCCGCGACGCCGACGTGGTCCAGATGCTGGGGGCCCACCAGCGGACCTTCCGCCAGCAGTGCCAGCAGCTCAAGCAGGCGCTGGCGGGAGAGGGCGGGCTGTACGGCCTGGGAGCCGCCCAAGGCGCCGCCCGCGACGGTGGAACCGGCTTCGCGGCGCCGGTCACGGGGCCGGCGACGGCTGCCTTCGGTCCGGGGGCTTTCGGCGGCGACGCGGGAGGTGCCGGCGGCCGGGGCGGCCCCGGCATGGGGGACTTCGGCGGCCCGGGGAGCCCCGGGGCGGGCGTTGGCTTCGGCACGGGGCCGGGTACGGCTCCCTTCGGGGCGGGCCCGGGGACCGTCCGCTACGGCTCTGCCGGTCCGGGTGCCGTGCCGGTGAGCGGTCCGACCGGCGGTCCGGGGGCGGCCCCGCGGCCCGTTCATCCGGCGGAGGCCGGCGGTGCGCCGGGTTACCCGCCCACCGGTCCGGGCACCTACAGCTACCGGCCCGCCGCGGCGAACCCCGATCACCGCTACCGCGCGGGCGACCCGGCCGGCGACGGCCTGCGGCCCATCCGCGGCGGCAGCCCGGAGCTGGGCCCCCAGGGGGAGGGCGCCCGCACCACCCACCAGGCCCTGCGGCACCGGCCTGAGCTGGTGGGCTGGGAACCGGGAGCCGGCAACAACGAGGGCTGGCAGGCCGGGGCGCGGCGGGAACCGGCGGGCCTGGAGGCCCGGGCAGGGGCGGATCGCGGCGGTACGTTGCCCCGGGCGCAGGGACCCGTGGCGCCGGGGAGCGTCACCGCCTTCGATCGGCCGGGGGCAGGCCGGGCCGAGGCCCTGGACCAGGCGGGGTACTGGCGCGCCGGGCTGGCGGGAGCCCGGGAGCCCGGGGTGGGCGGCTACGGCGGCGCCGCGGGCGGCGGGAGAATGGAAGCCGGCTTCCTCGGCGGGCAGGACCCGCGCAGGGCCGCGGAGGCGGGCGGCGCCGGGCGGGATGATGCCGGCCTGCGCCCGGGTGGGGCTCGGGCCGCCGGCGCCCCCGAAGCCGAGGCCTTCACCGCCGTGCGGCCCGTGGGGTATGGCCCCGGGGCCGCGGCCCAGGTGGCCGGCAGTCCAGTCCCGGTGGCCGAGGCAGGGCCCGGCTTCCGCGGTCACTGGACGGCCCAGGGTGGGCCGGAGGGCGGCACCGGCACCGCAGGGATCCGCTTCGACTCGCCCCGGGTGGGGTTTGCGCCCGACTGGGCGCCCGCCCCGTGGAGCGGCCCGGCGGCCGGTTCGACCCCGCCGGCCCCGGCGGCTGGCCCGGCTCCGGTGGTTCCGGCGGCTGGTTCGACCCCGGCGCACCCCGATGCCCGGCCGGGCCACGGCCCCCAGCAGGTCGTGGGCTACACCGCGCCCCCGTCCGCCTGGATGCCGGAGGCGGCGCAGCAGGGGCCGGCGCAGGCCGCCGGCGTCCGCCTGGCCGATCCCGATGCCCTGGCCGTGGCGGACTGCCTGCAGGATTGCAAGCACATGGCCGTGCGGATGATGATCGCCGCCACCGAGGCGGCCGACCGGCACCTGCGCCGGACCTTGTACCAGATGGCGGGCCAGCACCTGGAGATGGCGGGACAGCACTACGAGTGGCTGCGGCGGCGGGGCCTCTACACCGTGCCCCCTGCGCCCGTTGAGCTGGTCCGCCACCTGGAGGACGACATCCGGCGGGCCGAAGAGGCCCTCAAGGTGACGCCGGCCATGGACGGCGCCGCCGGCGACGGGGCCCTTGGCACCATGGCCCACGGTGCACCCGGGGGAGCCGTCAACACCAGCCTGGCGGGTTACCCGTCGGGTGGCCTGAAGGGAGCCTTCGGCGGCCAGCAGATCCGCAACTAG
- a CDS encoding glycosyltransferase: protein MITNMYPNPDEPAFGLFVRGQVEALRAAGAEVDVLAMPRRGRGLRGRLAYAGWFLRGLARLPRRYDAVHTHYAVPSGVVGMLFRRWARRPLVVTVHGSDVLVLPERYPRLEPAVRRVLLGADHVIAVSRFLRDRVVHHFGVPPERVMVQSAGIDTRVFRPEAPGWEAVRARYGQEPLVLFTGNLIPRKGVDQLVQAFARVRERKGAGHLLLVGPAVDPPYRELLEARIAALGIQDHVTFTGAQPPEQVAAAMAAADVFVLPSLEEGLGLVVLEALACGTPVVASRAGGIPEVVQDGDYGLLVPPGDVTALAAAIRRVLDEPRFRERARRYGPQLAARHDRWRQAAELVVLYRSLSQRAGR from the coding sequence GTGATCACCAACATGTACCCCAACCCGGACGAACCGGCCTTCGGCCTCTTCGTCCGCGGCCAGGTGGAGGCCCTGCGGGCGGCCGGGGCGGAGGTCGACGTGCTGGCCATGCCCCGCCGCGGCCGGGGCCTGCGGGGCCGGCTGGCCTACGCCGGCTGGTTCCTCCGGGGCCTGGCGCGGCTGCCCCGCCGCTACGACGCCGTCCACACCCATTACGCCGTGCCCAGCGGCGTGGTGGGGATGCTGTTCCGGCGCTGGGCGCGGCGGCCGCTGGTGGTGACGGTCCACGGCTCGGACGTGCTGGTCCTTCCCGAGCGGTACCCGCGGCTGGAGCCGGCGGTCCGGCGGGTGCTGCTGGGGGCCGACCATGTCATCGCCGTCTCCCGCTTCTTGCGCGACCGGGTGGTCCACCACTTCGGCGTGCCGCCCGAGCGGGTGATGGTGCAGAGCGCGGGCATCGACACCCGGGTCTTCCGGCCCGAGGCGCCGGGATGGGAGGCGGTCCGCGCCCGGTACGGCCAGGAGCCCCTGGTGCTGTTCACCGGGAACCTGATTCCCCGCAAGGGCGTCGATCAGCTGGTGCAGGCCTTCGCCCGGGTGCGGGAGCGCAAGGGGGCCGGCCATTTGCTGCTGGTGGGGCCGGCCGTCGACCCGCCCTACCGGGAGCTGCTGGAGGCCCGGATCGCCGCCCTGGGGATCCAGGACCACGTCACCTTCACCGGCGCCCAGCCGCCGGAGCAGGTGGCCGCCGCCATGGCCGCCGCCGACGTGTTCGTCCTGCCGTCCCTGGAGGAGGGGCTCGGCCTGGTGGTGCTGGAGGCCCTGGCCTGCGGGACCCCGGTGGTGGCCAGCCGGGCCGGCGGGATCCCGGAGGTGGTCCAGGACGGCGACTACGGGCTGCTGGTCCCGCCGGGGGACGTGACCGCCCTGGCCGCCGCCATCCGCCGGGTGCTGGACGAACCCCGCTTCCGCGAGCGGGCCCGCCGCTACGGCCCCCAGCTGGCCGCCCGGCACGACCGCTGGCGCCAGGCGGCGGAACTGGTGGTGCTGTACCGGTCCCTGAGCCAGCGGGCCGGCCGATGA